Proteins encoded within one genomic window of Tigriopus californicus strain San Diego chromosome 12, Tcal_SD_v2.1, whole genome shotgun sequence:
- the LOC131892230 gene encoding uncharacterized protein LOC131892230 → MDSFTFNLFANEFQPQGSTTKSTLSSFNVLAPEFQPQRKTKNAPTLSMAIPSHKFNLFANEFYPETNDNGVMFDWSEIQMNLQNRYLSLIKNSFVDDNEMFPNGYTYGEEEAMPVAEIGSTSFTPKLIPELYHKVPIVFGKFGMDSFDFGNTTPPVLLVSKVVCLMPIATP, encoded by the exons ATGGACAGCTTCACCTTCAACTTGTTTGCCAACGAGTTCCAACCTCAAGGCTCGACTACCAAAAGTACCCTCAGTTCGTTCAATGTGCTTGCCCCCGAGTTTCAACCGCAAAGGAAGACAAAGAATGCCCCAACATTGAGCATGGCTATTCCAAGTcacaaattcaatttatttgCGAACGAGTTCTACCCTGAAACCAACGACAATGGCGTTATGTTTGATTGGTCTGAGATCCAAATGAACCTGCAGAATAGGTACTTGTCATTGATCAAGAACAGTTTTGTGGATGACAATGAAAT gTTTCCTAATGGTTATACCTATGGCGAGGAAGAAGCTATGccagtggcagaaattggttcTACAAGTTTCACACCCAAGCTGATTCCAGAGCTCTATCATAAGGTGCCCATTGTGTTTGGCAAGTTTGGCATGGACTCGTTCGACTTTGGGAACACAACCCCACCAGTTTTGTTGGTCTCCAAGGTTGTCTGCCTAATGCCTATTGCAACGCCATGA
- the LOC131891775 gene encoding testis-specific gene A8 protein-like produces MAHKLQKSSSTATKQVQQKNSFQKKESYGLDEAELDVAYILSYFSSKPVAPIRTPHPSCIANLGFDLAIEAAKRKKAAQRKQISFPTASAAPASPAAPVVPTAPATSTTPTISAAPAVLAALAASAAPANSATPSISAAPAILAALAASAAPAVPTAPATSAARSISAAPAVLAAPTVSAAPAILAALAASATPAIHTASATSAASTISATPAVLVALAASAAPTAPTASGVFCNPFTSEELLTCGSCGKRLSEKSALIRHKQVHDEGSKKYVCGVCGKRQRQRSNWKHHVMTHIGENIPPEIYATLDHEYRALLAGDESHVPRNIYEKRMEVAQKKRIKFKIP; encoded by the exons ATGGCCCACAAACTTCAAAAGTCCTCTTCCACGGCTACAAAACAAGTTCAGCAGAAAAACtcgtttcaaaagaaagaaagttaTGGTTTGGATGAAGCAGAGCTCGATGTGGCTTACATATTGA GTTACTTTTCAAGTAAGCCGGTTGCGCCGATCAGGACCCCACACCCCTCCTGTATTGCCAatcttggttttgatttggCAATAGAAGCGgccaagaggaagaaggcTGCCCAgagaaaacaaatttcttttcctaCCGCCTCTGCCGCTCCTGCCTCACCCGCCGCTCCCGTTGTTCCCACCGCTCCTGCCACTTCTACCACACCCACCATTTCTGCCGCTCCCGCTGTACTTGCCGCTCTTGCCGCTTCTGCCGCTCCTGCCAATTCTGCCACTCCCAGCATTTCTGCTGCTCCCGCTATTCTTGCCGCTCTTGCTGCTTCCGCCGCTCCCGCTGTTCCTACCGCTCCTGCCACTTCTGCCGCTCGCAGCATTTCTGCCGCTCCCGCTGTCCTTGCCGCTCCCACCGTCTCTGCCGCTCCCGCCATTCTTGCTGCTCTTGCCGCTTCCGCCACTCCCGCTATTCATACCGCTTCTGCCACATCCGCCGCTTCCACCATTTCTGCCACGCCCGCTGTCCTTGTCGCTCTTGCCGCTTCCGCTGCTCCTACCGCTCCCACCGCTTCCGGAGTCTTTTGTAATCCATTCACTTCGGAGGAGTTGTTGACTTGTGGCTCATGCGGGAAAAGGTTGTCAGAAAAGAGCGCTTTAATTCGTCACAAGCAGGTTCATGACGAAGGCTCTAAGAAATACGTCTGCGGAGTGTGCGGCAAAAGGCAAAGACAAAG ATCAAATTGGAAGCATCATGTAATGACTCATATCGGCGAAAACATCCCACCAGAGATATACGCCACATTAGACCATGAGTACAGGGCACTTTTGGCTGGAGATGAAAGCCATGTGCCTCGAAATATATACGAGAAGCGGATGGAAGTTGCTCAAAAGAAGAGGATAAAGTTCAAGATTCCGTGA
- the LOC131891525 gene encoding uncharacterized protein LOC131891525 isoform X1 codes for MASPQTATNLTSVQVRPDYQHYGLAIRNYIKFEFQGRKSDCVLVCGNRAFNLHRSVLYSSTGLIQGKFMRRSNRDPIVVEERFTGLIEQCLSVIYRGQGIFTCEQLPLFYRMATAIQLKLGVAYHSLHNPSDIPMSIFKPSTEAQENNEPTPAANCSGQNSDFQTSIDRPALARLDVNLGPGDPIAPRPSIHYEDLVPTLF; via the exons atggcgtCGCCTCAAACCGCAACGAATCTCACGAGTGTTCAAGTGCGGCCAGATTATCAGCACTATGGGCTCGCGATCCGCAACTACATCAAG TTCGAGTTCCAGGGACGGAAATCCGATTGCGTCTTGGTATGCGGGAATCGGGCCTTCAACCTTCATCGCTCCGTGTTGTATTCGTCCACGGGATTGATCCAAGGGAAATTCATGAGACGTTCCAACAGGGACCCGATTGTCGTCGAAGAGAGGTTCACTGGTCTGATCGAGCAATGCCTGTCCGTGATCTACAGAGGACAGGGTATCTTCACTTGCGAGCAGTTGCCACTGTTCTATCGGATGGCCACCGCTATTCAGTTGAA ATTGGGCGTGGCATATCACTCTCTCCATAATCCGTCAGACATCCCTATGAGTATTTTCAAACCCTCGACTGAAGCACAAGAGAATAATGAGCCCACTCCTGCTGCCAATTGCTCTGGCCAGAATAGCGATTTCCAAACTTCAATCGATCGACCTGCTTTGGCGCGGTTGGACGTCAATTTAGGCCCAGGCGACCCGATCGCTCCGAGACCATCCATTCATTATGAAGATCTGGTTCCCACCTTATTTTAG
- the LOC131892234 gene encoding uncharacterized protein LOC131892234, with protein sequence MLKQKAFPSKFPGLSTYLSKAVPKERKSETGFQKRFENTVSRHNEQTQTFFKAHNIECFEEILDKLAREILPQGVVTLFKNDEELILGKVVRDHEGTPEIQFSIVIQQDLSFQLFNGRSSLSLNAVKHIQVGNQIKNVNVLVNILAFMKSMSEKDNYDHDQIHALLNQLKNEINKNNEDSCLQKQLFALEQLQLAPKSTKQKRYSPGLTALAVLWFKTSPCLYKQLRNEGILSLPSIKHVQRLSRALRVESGVSDATVKYLEQRAINLSPREKCVILIMDEMNVAQKLEYFNGRYYGQQEGEFTKTLLGLMIKSLGGKYSDMVALTEISKLNAAKLKVEFMRVMQAVTNCGFDVVATSVDGHIINVKFYKDICKGDLKLSIAHPVSEEVNAKLFLLFDSVHIFKNVLNNFINAREFHLPPFDAREIGVAKFSHLEELYQVECGKPLKMAYKLSETCLHPSSLERTNVKFADAIFHESTVGALRFYGMLDKPAWLSTAAFLEIIRRWFDIVNVKTMSKGYKKKSEFMMPVSKTTQHQLQYLKKFADWLEVWGNMSEKSLTPQTKLAARQVSATTGLQSSLHFS encoded by the exons ATGCTCAAGCAGAAGGCGTtcccttcaaaatttccagGTTTGTCAACGTATCTCTCAAAGGCCGTCCCAAAAGAACGTAAGAGTGAGACGGGATTTCAAAAGCGATTTGAAAACACCGTATCCCGTCACAATGAACAGACACAAACATTCTTCAAAGCTCACAATATCGAATGCTTTGAAGAGATCCTGGACAAATTGGCGAGGGAAATCCTTCCTCAAGGAGTGGTCACCCTCTTTAAGAATGATGAAGAGCTCATCCTTGGGAAGGTCGTCAGGGACCATGAGGGTACACCCGAAATACAGTTCTCCATTGTGATTCAACAAGATCTGTCGTTCCAATTGTTTAACGGAAGATCCTCTCTCTCGCTTAACGCCGTCAAACACATTCAAGTGGGAAACCAGATCAAAAATGTTAATGTCTTGGTTAACATCCTTGCGTTCATGAAGAGTATGTCGGAAAAAGATAATTACGATCATGACCAAATCCATGCTTTACTGAACCAATTGAAGAACgaaatcaacaaaaataatgaagattcatgccttcaaaaacaattgtttgCTCTAGAACAATTGCAACTTGCACCCAAATccaccaaacaaaaaag GTATTCTCCGGGTCTTACTGCTCTGGCTGTGCTATGGTTCAAAACAAGCCCTTGCTTGTACAAGCAATTACGAAACGAAGGCATCCTCTCGCTTCCTAGtattaaacatgttcaaagattGTCTCGTGCCCTTCGAGTGGAATCCGGAGTGTCTGACGCAACTGTGAAATATCTTGAACAAAGAGCAATCAATCTCAGTCCCAGAGAAAAATGTGTCATCTTGATCATGGACGAAATGAATGTTGCTCAAAAGCTGGAATATTTCAATGGAAGATATTATGGGCAACAAGAAGGCGAATTCACAAAAACTCTTTTGGGTTTAATGATCAAATCTCTTGGAGGCAAATATTCGGACATGGTTGCTCTTACTGAGATATCGAAGTTAAATGCAGCAAAACTTAAAGTGGAGTTCATGCGAGTTATGCAAGCCGTTACTAATTGCGGATTTGATGTGGTAGCCACGAGTGTGGATGGTCACATCATCAACGTCAAGTTCTACAAGGACATTTGCAAGGGCGACTTGAAATTATCTATAGCGCATCCAGTCTCCGAAGAAGTAAACGCTAAGTTATTTCTCCTCTTTGACAGCgtgcatattttcaaaaatgtactGAACAATTTCATCAACGCTCGAGAGTTTCATCTTCCTCCATTTGATGCCAGGGAAATTGGGGTAGCTAAATTTAGTCACCTAGAAGAGTTGTACCAAGTTGAATGTGGAAAACCTCTAAAAATGGCCTACAAATTGTCGGAAACCTGCTTACATCCTAGTTCTTTGGAAAGGACTAACGTGAAATTCGCTGATGCCATTTTCCATGAATCAACAGTGGGTGCTCTCAGATTTTACGGAATGTTGGACAAGCCTGCTTGGTTGTCCACGGCGGCTTTCCTAGAAATCATCCGAAGATGGTTCGACATCGTTaatgtcaaaacaatgagtaaagggtataaaaagaaaagtgaattCATGATGCCCGTCAGCAAAACCACTCAGCATCAGCTACAATATCTGAAAAAGTTTGCGGATTGGTTGGAAGTGTGGGGTAATATGTCCGAGAAATCCCTGACTCCCCAAACCAAATTAGCTGCGCGGCAAGTCTCAGCTACCACGGGCTTGCAGAGCTCTCTACATTTCTCTTGA
- the LOC131891525 gene encoding uncharacterized protein LOC131891525 isoform X2 has product MASPQTATNLTSVQVRPDYQHYGLAIRNYIKGRKSDCVLVCGNRAFNLHRSVLYSSTGLIQGKFMRRSNRDPIVVEERFTGLIEQCLSVIYRGQGIFTCEQLPLFYRMATAIQLKLGVAYHSLHNPSDIPMSIFKPSTEAQENNEPTPAANCSGQNSDFQTSIDRPALARLDVNLGPGDPIAPRPSIHYEDLVPTLF; this is encoded by the exons atggcgtCGCCTCAAACCGCAACGAATCTCACGAGTGTTCAAGTGCGGCCAGATTATCAGCACTATGGGCTCGCGATCCGCAACTACATCAAG GGACGGAAATCCGATTGCGTCTTGGTATGCGGGAATCGGGCCTTCAACCTTCATCGCTCCGTGTTGTATTCGTCCACGGGATTGATCCAAGGGAAATTCATGAGACGTTCCAACAGGGACCCGATTGTCGTCGAAGAGAGGTTCACTGGTCTGATCGAGCAATGCCTGTCCGTGATCTACAGAGGACAGGGTATCTTCACTTGCGAGCAGTTGCCACTGTTCTATCGGATGGCCACCGCTATTCAGTTGAA ATTGGGCGTGGCATATCACTCTCTCCATAATCCGTCAGACATCCCTATGAGTATTTTCAAACCCTCGACTGAAGCACAAGAGAATAATGAGCCCACTCCTGCTGCCAATTGCTCTGGCCAGAATAGCGATTTCCAAACTTCAATCGATCGACCTGCTTTGGCGCGGTTGGACGTCAATTTAGGCCCAGGCGACCCGATCGCTCCGAGACCATCCATTCATTATGAAGATCTGGTTCCCACCTTATTTTAG